The proteins below come from a single Pristiophorus japonicus isolate sPriJap1 chromosome 26, sPriJap1.hap1, whole genome shotgun sequence genomic window:
- the gemin7 gene encoding gem-associated protein 7 isoform X2, giving the protein MRVKFGVRGKIRGAGRGSRRDPQLLAMASLVTVVRLPRGPDGQSRGFDPTSPRYHALAPSSIQASGNCCGPDLEEEQRSRSALRERFLRSLVTMAGRPVNFTMYESVAVTATFAASDIDILNFQVSHLQTPLGVQKEALLRCPDVIAYKFNL; this is encoded by the exons ATGCGGGTTAAATTCGGAGTCCGGGGCAAGATTCGGGGAGCAGGCCGGGGCTCCCGGAGAGACCCACAG CTCCTGGCGATGGCTTCTCTGGTGACGGTGGTGCGTCTCCCTCGAGGTCCCGACGGGCAGAGCCGGGGCTTCGATCCCACGTCCCCCCGGTACCACGCCCTCGCGCCGTCCTCCATCCAAGCGTCGGGCAACTGCTGCGGCCCCGACCTGGAGGAGGAGCAGCGCTCGCGGTCCGCCCTTCGCGAGCGCTTCCTGCGCAGCCTCGTCACCATGGCGGGGCGGCCGGTGAACTTCACCATGTACGAGAGTGTGGCCGTCACCGCGACATTCGCGGCCTCTGACATCGACATCCTGAACTTCCAGGTGTCTCACCTGCAGACGCCGCTGGGCGTCCAGAAGGAGGCGCTGCTGCGCTGCCCCGACGTCATCGCCTACAAATTTAACCTTTGA
- the gemin7 gene encoding gem-associated protein 7 isoform X1 — MRVKFGVRGKIRGAGRGSRRDPQQLLAMASLVTVVRLPRGPDGQSRGFDPTSPRYHALAPSSIQASGNCCGPDLEEEQRSRSALRERFLRSLVTMAGRPVNFTMYESVAVTATFAASDIDILNFQVSHLQTPLGVQKEALLRCPDVIAYKFNL; from the exons ATGCGGGTTAAATTCGGAGTCCGGGGCAAGATTCGGGGAGCAGGCCGGGGCTCCCGGAGAGACCCACAG CAGCTCCTGGCGATGGCTTCTCTGGTGACGGTGGTGCGTCTCCCTCGAGGTCCCGACGGGCAGAGCCGGGGCTTCGATCCCACGTCCCCCCGGTACCACGCCCTCGCGCCGTCCTCCATCCAAGCGTCGGGCAACTGCTGCGGCCCCGACCTGGAGGAGGAGCAGCGCTCGCGGTCCGCCCTTCGCGAGCGCTTCCTGCGCAGCCTCGTCACCATGGCGGGGCGGCCGGTGAACTTCACCATGTACGAGAGTGTGGCCGTCACCGCGACATTCGCGGCCTCTGACATCGACATCCTGAACTTCCAGGTGTCTCACCTGCAGACGCCGCTGGGCGTCCAGAAGGAGGCGCTGCTGCGCTGCCCCGACGTCATCGCCTACAAATTTAACCTTTGA